The proteins below are encoded in one region of Neodiprion virginianus isolate iyNeoVirg1 chromosome 7, iyNeoVirg1.1, whole genome shotgun sequence:
- the LOC124309352 gene encoding 3-hydroxy-3-methylglutaryl-coenzyme A reductase: MVARIFAAHGRFCASHSLEVIVGTLTLTACMLTLETGSNHQREKSLHTAGKHCWNGRCSGDDLNAADMIVMTIIRCLAVLYSYYQFCNLHKLGSKYILGIAGLFTVFSSFIFTSSVVNFLQSDISDLKDALFFFLLLIDLSKAGVLAQLALSSRSQEEVRANIARGMTLLGPSITLDTLVETLLIGIGTLSGVRRLEILCCFACLSVIVNYVIFMTFYPACLSLILELSRGSITIGQLSADKMLLMHSLHEEDQKPNPVVQRVKLIMSAGLILVHAHSRWPFKHEDCADVAEGTISQVNSYIVVNNHNDTEVPTDLHEYFMKWLSVSADHIVILILLLTLAIKFIFFEDKGELTEQLRLTEEREEQQRISEENMQTTALDVSLQQRFGAPLPVMHTPVFPISGMNGEWVEVGDEMQVKFFDKEVQTEKSIPYSQNFPESNTDNSQDTPETTRSVEECLAIYKSELGASALTDSEVIQLVQHKYIPAYQLEKAVGDMERGVNLRRTIVGRAGKFLDHLSDLPYKNYDYSKVLGSCCENVIGYIPIPVGIAGPLLVDGELIHVPMATTEGCLIASTNRGSRALLKCGVTSRVVADGMTRGPVVRFPNISRASEAMTWMQDEQNFATMKSSFDSTSRYARLTRIHIRIAGRLLFIRFVAKTGDAMGMNMLSKGTEKSLQAVQKIFTDMEILSLSGNFCTDKKPAAVNWVEGRGKSVVCEAIVPADIVTTVLKTSVHALVDVNISKNLIGSAIAGSIGGYNAHAANVVTAIYIATGQDPAQNVGSSNCMTIMEPWGPDGNDLYVSCTMPSIEIGTVGGGTGLPAQGACLGVLGAKGAHPETPGENASKVARVVCATVLAGELSLMAALTAGHLVKSHLRHNRSSTAMSNPVNLNRTSMGGNLTVPNLIPPIEPQCTEPARQS; the protein is encoded by the exons ATGGTTGCAAGAATATTTGCGGCCCATGGCCGTTTCTGCGCTAGTCATTCCCTCGAGGTTATCGTCGGTACATTGACCTTGACTGCGTGTATGTTGACCTTGGAAACCGGAAGTAACCATCAGCGAGAGAAGAGTCTTCACACGGCCGGTAAACATTGCTGGAACGGTCGCTGCAGCGGGGAT gaCCTGAATGCAGCCGATATGATCGTTATGACGATTATTCGATGCCTGGCTGTACTCTACAGTTACTATCAGTTTTGCAATCTCCACAAATTGGGGTCCAAGTATATTCTCG GTATTGCCGGACTCTTCACCGTCTTTTCCAGTTTTATATTTACATCAAGTGTGGTGAATTTTCTCCAAAGCGACATCTCAGATTTGAA AGACgcacttttcttctttctcctccTGATCGACCTCTCAAAGGCCGGGGTGTTAGCGCAATTAGCCCTGAGTTCAAGGAGCCAGGAGGAAGTCCGGGCGAATATTGCTCGCGGTATGACTTTGCTGGGTCCGTCAATAACGCTGGATACACTAGTCGAGACACTTCTCATCGGCATTGGAACCTTGTCAGGAGTTAGAAGATTAGAAATATTATGCTGCTTTGCTTGCCTGAGCGTCATTGTGAACTACGTTATATTTATGACCTTCTATCCGGCATGTTTGTCTCTTATTCTTGAG CTGTCCAGAGGAAGTATCACCATCGGCCAACTCAGCGCCGACAAAATGTTACTGATGCATTCTCTCCACGAAGAAGATCAAAAGCCAAATCCTGTTGTTCAACGTGTCAAGTTAATTATGAGCGCCGGTCTCATATTGGTCCATGCCCATAG tcGTTGGCCATTCAAACATGAAGATTGCGCAGATGTAGCAGAAGGAACGATATCACAAGTAAATTCTTACATAGTCGTGAATAATCATAACGATACTGAAGTGCCAACGGATCTTCACGAATACTTTATGAAGTGGCTGTCAGTCAGTGCAGATCATATTGTTATTTTGATACTGCTTCTTACGCTGGCTATAAAGTTTATATTCTTTGAAGACAAGGGTGAGCTTACCGAGCAGCTCAGACTAACCGAAGAAAGAGAGGAACAACAGAgaattagcgaagaaaatatgCAAACAACTGCACTAGATGTTTCTCTTCAGCAAAGATTTGGCGCACCGCTACCTGTGATGCATACACCTGTGTTTCCAATTTCTGGAATGAATGGAGAATGGGTCGAAGTTGGCGACGAGATGCAAGTCAAATTCTTCGACAAAGAGGTTCAGACAGAAAAAAGCATTCCGTACTCGCAAAACTTTCCTGAATCTAATACAGATAATTCACAAGATACACCCGAAACGACAAGGAGTGTTGAAGAATGTCTGGCCATTTATAAATCTGAG TTGGGTGCGAGCGCGCTGACAGACTCCGAAGTCATACAACTCGTGCAACACAAATACATTCCAGCATATCAGCTTGAGAAAGCAGTTGGGGATATGGAAAGAGGAGTTAATTTGCGCCGTACGATCGTTGGAAGGGCTGGAAAATTCCTGGATCATCTGTCGGATTTGCCGTACAAAAACTACGACTATTCAAAAGTGTTGGGTTCTTGCTGTGAGAATGTGATTGGATACATACCGATACCGGTTGGAATAGCCGGACCTTTACTGGTCGATGGTGAATTGATTCATGTTCCAATGGCGACAACAGAGGGCTGTCTAATCGCCTCCACAAATCGTGGAAGCAGGGCTCTCCTGAAGTGTGGAGTGACAAGCCGAGTAGTCGCAGATGGCATGACTAGAGGACCCGTAGTTCGATTTCCAAATATATCTCGAGCAAGTGAAGCGATGACATGGATGCAGGACGAGCAGAACTTTGCAACGATGAAAAGTTCATTTGATTCGACGAGCAGATACGCAAGATTGACAAGAATACACATTCGCATAGCAGGCAGACTGTTGTTCATAAGATTTGTAGCGAAAACCGGTGATGCTATGGGTATGAATATGCTCTCGAAAGGTACAGAAAAATCTCTACAAGCggtgcagaaaatttttacagacaTGGAGATTCTGTCACTAAGCGGAAACTTTTGTACCGACAAGAAGCCGGCTGCTGTCAACTGGGTTGAAGGCAGAGGGAAGAGCGTTGTCTGTGAAGCCATCGTTCCAGCGGATATCGTCACCACAGTACTGAAGACCTCGGTCCATGCGCTTGTCGATGTTAATATCAGTAAAAACTTAATTGGATCTGCTATCGCAGGCAGCATAGGCGGTTACAATGCGCACGCAGCGAACGTTGTGACAGCCATATACATTGCCACGGGACAGGATCCGGCCCAAAATGTAGGAAGCAGTAATTGCATGACCATCATGGAGCCCTGGGGGCCTGATGGAAATGATTTGTATGTATCCTGCACAATGCCAAGCATTGAAATTGGCACTGTTGGAGGCGGGACTGGATTGCCCGCTCAGGGTGCTTGTTTGGGAGTACTTGGAGCCAAAGGCGCCCATCCAGAAACTCCTGGTGAAAATGCTAGCAAAGTTGCCAGAGTTGTCTGCGCCACTGTACTTGCCGGAGAGTTATCCTTGATGGCGGCTCTCACTGCAGGACATCTAGTCAAAAGTCATCTCCGACATAACAG ATCGTCTACGGCAATGAGTAACCCGGTGAATTTAAACAGAACGAGTATGGGTGGAAACTTGACAGTGCCAAATCTTATCCCACCTATAGAACCTCAATGCACAGAACCAGCACGACAGTCCTAG